The proteins below are encoded in one region of Magnetococcales bacterium:
- a CDS encoding radical SAM protein, producing the protein MSDTYAIDSHKLIYHPKRVTQLLDAKGNWQKAQKIYPIYMEISPIGACNHRCNFCAVDYLEYKSNRLKENLLKQRLHEMGTLGIKAIMYAGEGEPLLHTGMNQIIEETRKAGINAALTSNFTIVPRNFIQKSLPHLSWIKISINAGTRENYAHIHQTKPEDFDKALEHMAEASHFRKKHHLNCTIGAQALLLPENATEMETLARICRDELKIDYLVIKPYSQHPFSQTRVYEEINYQPFMDLEIPLTTLSTPNFKVIFRKQTMARLNTQERYDRCHATPHLWAYIMADGTVSACSAFLGDERFEYGNIYTNTFQEIWEGEKRQKGWEFINQELDISTCRTNCRMDAVNRYLHKLQSDSIPHVNFI; encoded by the coding sequence ATGTCCGACACCTATGCCATCGATAGCCACAAACTAATCTATCACCCCAAACGCGTAACACAACTACTCGACGCCAAAGGAAATTGGCAAAAAGCCCAGAAAATCTACCCCATCTACATGGAAATATCCCCCATCGGTGCCTGCAACCACCGCTGCAACTTCTGCGCAGTAGACTACCTGGAATACAAATCCAACCGCCTCAAAGAAAACCTCCTAAAACAACGCCTCCACGAAATGGGCACCCTCGGCATAAAAGCCATCATGTACGCCGGAGAAGGCGAACCACTGCTCCACACAGGCATGAACCAAATCATCGAAGAAACCCGAAAAGCCGGAATCAATGCCGCCCTTACCTCCAATTTCACCATCGTACCCAGAAACTTTATCCAAAAATCCCTCCCACACCTCTCCTGGATCAAAATCTCCATCAACGCAGGCACACGAGAAAACTACGCCCACATCCACCAAACCAAACCAGAAGACTTCGACAAAGCACTGGAACACATGGCAGAAGCCTCACACTTTCGCAAAAAACACCACCTCAACTGCACCATCGGCGCACAAGCCCTGCTGCTGCCGGAAAACGCCACCGAAATGGAAACCCTGGCCCGTATCTGCCGTGATGAACTAAAAATCGACTACCTGGTGATCAAACCCTACTCCCAACACCCCTTCAGCCAAACCCGCGTCTACGAAGAAATCAACTACCAACCCTTCATGGACCTGGAAATACCACTGACCACACTCTCCACACCCAACTTCAAAGTGATCTTTCGTAAACAAACCATGGCACGCCTCAATACCCAGGAACGCTACGACCGCTGCCACGCCACCCCACACCTCTGGGCCTACATCATGGCAGATGGCACCGTTTCCGCCTGTAGCGCTTTTTTGGGGGATGAACGCTTCGAATATGGCAATATCTACACAAATACCTTCCAGGAAATCTGGGAAGGGGAAAAACGGCAAAAAGGCTGGGAGTTCATCAACCAGGAACTCGATATCTCCACCTGCCGAACCAACTGCCGCATGGATGCCGTCAACCGTTATCTCCACAAGCTGCAAAGCGACAGCATCCCCCACGTCAATTTTATCTGA
- a CDS encoding ParA family protein gives MSKIIAVVNQKGGVGKTSTAVNLAAALADAGKKILLIDLDPQGNATTSFGISKTGESVYQLLAEECSVQEAVRIPYPPYPHVIPASSDLSAAEVELVGEIGREFRLKEVLADQVQDYDVVLIDCPPSLSLLTINALVAADGLLVPFQCEFLAMEGIAQLQKTLSIIRQRLNPKLAILGVLFTMYDGRSNLVKNVAQEIREFFREAVFTTLIPRNIQISEAQSMGKPVLWYAKRAKSSLAFQKLEKEFSYRLGATDWQVNKL, from the coding sequence GTGTCCAAAATCATCGCTGTGGTGAATCAAAAAGGGGGCGTGGGTAAGACCTCCACCGCTGTCAATCTGGCGGCAGCTCTGGCAGATGCCGGAAAAAAAATCCTGCTCATCGATCTCGACCCCCAGGGGAACGCCACAACCTCTTTCGGTATCAGCAAAACCGGTGAGAGCGTCTATCAGCTCCTGGCCGAAGAGTGTAGCGTACAAGAAGCGGTTCGAATTCCCTATCCCCCCTATCCCCACGTGATCCCAGCCTCATCAGACTTGAGCGCTGCCGAGGTGGAGCTGGTGGGGGAGATCGGGCGGGAGTTTCGCTTGAAAGAGGTGTTGGCGGATCAAGTGCAGGATTATGACGTGGTCCTCATCGACTGCCCCCCCTCCCTGAGCCTTTTGACCATCAACGCCCTGGTCGCCGCTGACGGCCTGCTGGTACCCTTCCAGTGCGAATTTTTGGCCATGGAAGGGATCGCCCAGCTGCAAAAAACCCTCTCCATCATCCGCCAGCGCCTCAATCCCAAGCTGGCTATACTGGGGGTGCTTTTCACCATGTACGATGGCCGCTCCAACCTGGTGAAAAATGTCGCCCAGGAGATCCGGGAATTTTTCCGGGAAGCGGTCTTCACCACCCTCATTCCCCGCAATATCCAGATCAGTGAGGCCCAATCCATGGGTAAGCCGGTGCTCTGGTACGCCAAACGCGCCAAATCCTCCCTGGCCTTTCAGAAGCTGGAAAAAGAGTTTTCCTATCGTTTGGGCGCGACCGATTGGCAGGTGAACAAGCTTTAG
- a CDS encoding GDYXXLXY domain-containing protein codes for MNRSRIWAVTALLIPIMALSALAWQKHRLFTTGTEVTFAIQGFDPRDLLSGHYLIYRIDYQAEDPCQADNGQTEHGSPVWLCIEPRAFHLYAPSRERCPLTIPGRCEKRRFKAGLERFYIPEEEARPLDRLVRNSRGSLIVSVTPRGGAVVKELLIDDQPWREFLAASEKK; via the coding sequence ATGAACCGCTCCCGCATCTGGGCCGTCACGGCACTTCTCATCCCCATTATGGCCCTCTCAGCCCTGGCTTGGCAGAAACACCGGCTTTTTACCACCGGAACGGAAGTCACCTTTGCCATCCAGGGTTTCGATCCCAGAGATCTGCTCTCCGGCCACTATCTGATCTATCGCATTGATTATCAGGCCGAAGACCCCTGCCAAGCTGACAACGGCCAGACCGAACACGGCTCCCCCGTCTGGCTCTGCATCGAACCCCGAGCCTTTCATCTCTATGCCCCCAGCCGGGAAAGATGTCCCCTGACCATTCCGGGGCGCTGTGAAAAAAGGCGTTTTAAAGCGGGACTGGAACGCTTCTACATCCCGGAAGAAGAGGCCCGCCCCCTGGATCGTCTGGTGCGCAACAGCCGGGGGAGCTTAATCGTTTCGGTGACACCGAGGGGGGGAGCGGTGGTGAAGGAGCTGTTGATCGACGACCAGCCCTGGCGGGAATTTTTGGCGGCATCAGAAAAAAAATAA
- a CDS encoding HD domain-containing protein, translating to MPSNQNGSRILRGQQGNKVHIKVIGVFDHELATPFREAISGRSGDFSYTVDLSQAREMRGSAIGLLMALREYCQGDASRISILSGSPDIDRILQRSHLGKLFKVILSYQNLPGVGHAGAGEIPESAWEEMGATQARSSVHLMSGGGTDLEQQLEAQLLDLDDDEMDEGDDTESSHPPEPEPFQEPRVDFHLEMPIATEVSEAAKGIMAEALRNIANGRPVEYQQIKDCAHQIFDCFQRNPNTILALSLIKDKDNLTFMHSVNVATYLMAACTTMNMDEEATVKIGMGGMLHDVGKAMIPSRILNKKGQLNAQERRMMEQHVELGVNLLGNTPGGLSPEVMMIAGRHHERIDGSGYPSRLTREEIPDICQMAAIADVFDAVTSQRPYHDPLPSHVALKKMMAWCNNQYSPSLVQNFVRAIGIFPVGTTVQLVNGQVGVVAENNPTDLLHPTVHLVYDGRQKRPISAKRVNLAEKREVASLRIKRPLKAPPRAFDPMKALAAWGGA from the coding sequence ATGCCCTCGAACCAAAATGGTTCCCGAATACTGCGCGGTCAGCAGGGAAACAAGGTCCACATCAAAGTCATTGGTGTGTTCGACCACGAATTGGCCACGCCGTTTCGTGAGGCTATTTCGGGGCGTTCGGGTGATTTTTCCTATACGGTTGATCTCTCCCAAGCCCGGGAGATGCGGGGCTCTGCCATCGGTCTGCTCATGGCCCTGCGGGAGTATTGCCAGGGGGATGCCTCCCGTATTTCGATTCTCTCCGGCTCACCTGATATCGACCGAATCCTGCAAAGATCCCACCTGGGCAAGCTTTTCAAAGTCATTCTTTCCTACCAAAACCTCCCGGGAGTCGGCCATGCCGGGGCGGGAGAGATCCCCGAATCAGCCTGGGAGGAGATGGGCGCTACCCAGGCCCGCTCTTCGGTGCACCTCATGAGTGGGGGAGGCACCGACCTGGAGCAGCAGCTGGAGGCACAACTGCTGGATCTGGACGATGATGAGATGGACGAGGGGGATGATACCGAGTCAAGCCACCCGCCTGAACCGGAACCTTTCCAGGAGCCACGGGTTGATTTTCATCTGGAAATGCCCATCGCCACGGAAGTGAGTGAGGCGGCCAAAGGCATCATGGCTGAGGCTCTGCGCAACATTGCCAACGGTCGACCGGTGGAATATCAGCAGATCAAGGATTGTGCCCATCAAATTTTCGACTGTTTCCAGCGCAATCCCAACACCATCCTGGCCCTCTCCCTGATCAAGGACAAAGACAACCTCACCTTTATGCACTCGGTGAATGTCGCCACCTATCTCATGGCCGCCTGTACCACCATGAATATGGATGAGGAGGCCACCGTCAAGATCGGTATGGGTGGGATGTTGCATGATGTGGGCAAGGCGATGATCCCCAGCCGCATTCTCAACAAAAAAGGCCAGTTGAATGCCCAGGAACGGCGTATGATGGAGCAGCACGTCGAGCTTGGGGTCAATCTATTGGGCAATACCCCTGGTGGTCTCTCTCCGGAAGTGATGATGATCGCCGGGCGGCACCATGAGCGGATTGATGGCTCGGGTTATCCATCCCGGCTCACCCGGGAGGAGATCCCCGACATCTGCCAGATGGCCGCCATCGCCGATGTGTTTGATGCGGTCACCTCCCAACGTCCCTATCACGACCCTCTGCCCAGTCATGTGGCTCTGAAAAAAATGATGGCGTGGTGTAACAACCAATACAGCCCGAGCCTGGTACAAAATTTTGTCAGAGCCATCGGTATCTTTCCGGTGGGGACCACCGTCCAGCTGGTCAACGGTCAGGTGGGGGTGGTGGCGGAAAACAATCCCACGGATTTACTCCATCCCACGGTCCATCTGGTCTACGATGGCCGACAGAAGAGACCCATTTCGGCCAAGCGGGTCAATCTGGCCGAAAAAAGAGAGGTGGCCAGCCTGCGCATCAAACGCCCCCTCAAAGCTCCCCCCAGAGCCTTCGATCCCATGAAAGCCCTGGCTGCCTGGGGTGGGGCTTGA
- a CDS encoding DUF2157 domain-containing protein gives MSKQVKRLQEWVALGLISQEQADQIQRHEENRPATSWVLTAFMSLGAFVIGIGVISLVAANWQDIPDGVKLGADLLLLIALAIAIVQTHGSPTKPWLPEKLLVGFLLLCMASIGLISQIYHTGGKLEEALLFWCLITLPASTLSRRDFIPFGWTTLFLGAGFTWIMTLPMIENHPDPESVWVGFFLAAPLASALMARLLESTPKAKAYRNGFHFYALVGGLLGIMVVDVFGANEIKTITLETLLPGFLLGGLLLVSLTIRGDINRLQRGILALALLLYMALFPTCLLWVKWPYMDVLFTLTILGLMALHLGSTPHNRPWFHLLVFLMGLRFLGIYFEALEGLAATGVGLIVSGTLIIGLLEVWRRYTKIWQRKLEGLGS, from the coding sequence ATGTCCAAGCAAGTCAAACGCCTTCAAGAGTGGGTCGCCCTGGGTCTCATCAGCCAGGAGCAAGCCGATCAGATCCAACGCCATGAAGAGAACCGCCCTGCCACCTCCTGGGTTCTGACCGCCTTCATGTCCCTGGGGGCCTTCGTCATCGGCATCGGGGTGATCTCCCTGGTGGCGGCCAATTGGCAGGATATCCCGGACGGCGTCAAGCTTGGTGCGGACCTTCTGCTGCTGATCGCTCTGGCCATCGCCATCGTCCAGACCCACGGATCCCCCACCAAGCCCTGGCTGCCGGAAAAACTCCTGGTGGGATTTCTGCTGCTCTGTATGGCCTCCATCGGTCTGATCAGCCAGATCTACCACACCGGCGGCAAGCTGGAAGAGGCGCTGCTCTTCTGGTGTCTCATCACCCTCCCCGCCTCTACGCTATCACGCCGGGATTTTATTCCCTTTGGCTGGACCACGCTTTTTCTGGGGGCGGGCTTTACCTGGATCATGACCCTGCCGATGATCGAAAATCATCCGGATCCCGAGTCGGTCTGGGTGGGTTTTTTTCTGGCGGCCCCGCTGGCCTCAGCCCTGATGGCCCGGCTTCTGGAGTCCACACCCAAAGCTAAAGCCTACCGGAACGGCTTCCATTTTTATGCCCTGGTGGGGGGGCTGCTAGGGATAATGGTGGTGGATGTTTTTGGCGCCAATGAAATAAAAACCATCACCCTGGAAACCCTCCTGCCCGGATTTTTGCTGGGGGGGCTGCTGCTGGTGAGTCTCACCATCCGGGGGGATATCAACCGTCTGCAAAGGGGTATTCTGGCGCTTGCCCTGCTCCTCTACATGGCCCTTTTTCCCACCTGCCTGCTCTGGGTCAAATGGCCCTATATGGATGTGCTCTTCACCCTGACGATTTTGGGGCTTATGGCGCTTCACCTGGGATCAACCCCCCACAACCGGCCCTGGTTTCACCTGCTGGTTTTTCTGATGGGCCTGCGCTTTCTGGGGATCTATTTTGAAGCCTTGGAAGGGTTGGCGGCGACGGGGGTTGGATTGATCGTTTCGGGCACTTTAATCATCGGCCTGCTGGAGGTTTGGCGGCGCTATACCAAAATCTGGCAACGCAAGCTCGAAGGATTGGGCTCATGA
- a CDS encoding nucleotidyltransferase family protein has product MNLEKLREERHRIIQIARQYGACNIRLFGSIVQGKADGESDVDFLVEMAPDRSLLERIALKQALEDLLSCQVDLVSDKSLHWYVRDKILNEAVPL; this is encoded by the coding sequence ATGAATCTGGAGAAACTGCGAGAGGAGCGCCATCGGATTATCCAGATTGCCCGACAATATGGAGCCTGTAACATTCGCTTGTTCGGATCCATCGTCCAGGGTAAGGCCGATGGGGAGAGTGATGTGGATTTTTTGGTGGAAATGGCCCCGGATAGAAGCCTCCTGGAGCGAATCGCCTTGAAACAGGCCTTGGAGGATCTCCTCTCCTGCCAAGTGGATCTGGTCTCAGACAAGAGTCTGCATTGGTATGTCCGGGATAAGATATTGAATGAAGCGGTGCCGCTGTGA